One window of Pleurodeles waltl isolate 20211129_DDA chromosome 3_1, aPleWal1.hap1.20221129, whole genome shotgun sequence genomic DNA carries:
- the SMIM38 gene encoding small integral membrane protein 38 translates to MESSILMGLLVFIILTRFIVWSCLSAYIDYRLAKRFPERSLKGEKED, encoded by the coding sequence ATGGAGTCTTCAATCCTGATGGGCTTGCTGGTTTTCATAATACTGACCCGTTTCATTGTGTGGTCTTGTCTCAGTGCCTACATTGACTACAGACTCGCCAAGAGATTCCCAGAGCGGTCACTCAAGGGCGAGAAGGAGGACTGA